The Candidatus Omnitrophota bacterium genome segment AATGCGCCTGAAGCGAGTAAAAGGCATATCACCATTAAAATAAACGCTTTTTTGGCCACATTACCTCCTTACGATCTGGGTAGCGTTACCTCTTCCTGATCTTACATGAACCTGCCAAGAAGGCTGTAAGTTTTCAGAGACCTGACTAACACCCTTGCGCAGCGCGGCACCTTTACCTTATTCTTGATAAGGATATTATCCGCGGAAATCTCTCTTCCGTAAAGTTCCCTGTTGCCATCCCAATGTTGCGCAAGCACGGCGCCCTCGAGCTTTATCCCTATAAACAATCCCCTGCTTCTGGAATATGATAATATACCGCCCTTTAATTGAATGTCCGTAGCGGCGGACGCGCTCCTGCCGACCGGCCCCGCTGCAACAGAAGCGTCGGCGCCCAATTTTACCTTGCCGCTTAAAAGCGCGTCTACGCTCTTTTTATCCATAAAAAGTAAAACTATATCTGTGGCCTGTCCGCCTATTTGCCAGCCTATGCTGCCGCCTCCGAGTGTGAATATGGCTGGGGGTGACCATCGCCCATTATTGTTTACCAGTATAACGCCCTGGCCGTATTGACCTCCGATACCGATACCCGCGGAAATAGTATTCGGGAATATGGCTATTGCCTGTGCTTTTAGGAGGGCACCTTCGGGTATGCCCTGATCGGGCATCTTCCTTATCTCTGTCATTACCTTAGTGCATTCCTTGATAAGCCTGGTCCATTTATTATCCGGCTCTTTAGCGCATCCGGTAAGCACAGTCAAAATCGTAAAAGCGGCTATTAACAAGACCCATCTTTTATTTACCATGCACGCCTCTCTTATTTTTTAACCCCTCTTCCTGGGGTAGGGACACCCTATAACTTTACAGGGCGCCTCTGTATCAGGATAGGTAATGATTGTGTAGGAAAGCCTACACTTTATATACGATGTCGTCTTTACGGACCTTC includes the following:
- a CDS encoding lipid-binding SYLF domain-containing protein, with translation MVNKRWVLLIAAFTILTVLTGCAKEPDNKWTRLIKECTKVMTEIRKMPDQGIPEGALLKAQAIAIFPNTISAGIGIGGQYGQGVILVNNNGRWSPPAIFTLGGGSIGWQIGGQATDIVLLFMDKKSVDALLSGKVKLGADASVAAGPVGRSASAATDIQLKGGILSYSRSRGLFIGIKLEGAVLAQHWDGNRELYGREISADNILIKNKVKVPRCARVLVRSLKTYSLLGRFM